The Engystomops pustulosus chromosome 1, aEngPut4.maternal, whole genome shotgun sequence genome has a window encoding:
- the DYNLL1 gene encoding dynein light chain 1, cytoplasmic: protein MSERKAVIKNADMSEEMQQDAVEVATLALEKFNIEKDIAACIKKEFDKKYNPTWHCIVGRNFGSYVTHETKHFIYFYLGQVAILLFKSG, encoded by the exons ATGTCTGAGAGAAAAGCAGTCATCAAGAATGCTGACATGTCTGAAGAGATGCAGCAAGATGCTGTGGAGGTTGCCACCCTAGCCCTGGAGAAATTCAACATCGAGAAAGACATAGCTGCTTGTATCAAGAAG GAGTTTGACAAGAAGTACAACCCCACATGGCACTGCATCGTGGGCAGGAATTTTGGAAGCTACGTCACACATGAGACCAAACACTTCATTTACTTCTATTTGGGCCAAGTTGCGATTCTTCTGTTTAAGTCTGGTTAG
- the COQ5 gene encoding 2-methoxy-6-polyprenyl-1,4-benzoquinol methylase, mitochondrial, with translation MTAPVHSAGRWCLASWRSVRLGCQRLHQTQASGRETHFGFQTVPEEEKGGRVYHVFESVAKNYDVMNDSMSLGIHRLWKDWLVRHMKPTPGTQLLDVAGGTGDVAFRFINYIRAQREKLYRDKLDSQETLSWSDISKSYSNKDQGSLMGSHAVICDINKEMLKVGKEKSLQLGYSEGLSWVAGDAEELPFADEKFDVYTIAFGIRNVTHIDKALEEAHRVLKPGGRFLCLEFSQVTNPLLARLYDLYSFQVIPVLGQVIAGDWKSYQYLVESIRRFPPQEEFKEMIEDAGFFKVTYHNLTSGVVSVHSGFKL, from the exons ATGACGGCTCCTGTACATAGCGCCGGCCGCTGGTGCCTGGCCTCATGGAGGAGTGTGAGGCTCGGCTGTCAGCGCCTCCACCAGACACAGGCCTCCGGGAGGGAGACGCACTTCGGCTTCCAGACTGTGCCCGAGGAAGAGAAGGGGGGAAGAG TGTATCACGTATTTGAAAGTGTTGCCAAAAACTATGATGTCATGAATGATTCGATGAGCCTGGGAATCCATCGCTTGTGGAAGGACTGGTTGGTACGTCATATGAAACCTACTCCAGGCACTCAGTTACTAGATGTAGCAGGAGGAACAG gAGATGTTGCGTTCCGTTTTATTAACTATATACGGGCGCAGAGGGAAAAATTATATCGTGATAAACTGGATAGTCAGGAAACTCTATCATGGTCCGACATTTCCAAGTCTTATAGCAACAAAGACCAGGGCTCATTGATGGGTTCTCACGCTGTGATCTGTGATATAAACAAGGAAATGCTGAAGGTCGGGAAGGAGAAGTCATTGCAGCTCGGTTATTCTGAAG GGCTTTCTTGGGTGGCTGGTGATGCTGAGGAACTACCCTTTGCTGATGAAAAATTTGATGTCTACACCATTGCCTTTGGGATTCGAAATGTAACTCATATAGATAAG GCCCTTGAAGAAGCCCACCGTGTCTTGAAACCAGGTGGAAGATTTTTATGTCTAGAATTCAGCCAAGTTACCAATCCACTACTAGCCCG ccTTTACGACTTGTATAGTTTCCAGGTTATTCCAGTACTTGGACAAGTCATTGCTGGAGACTGGAAATCTTACCAATATCTAGTGGAAAGTATCCGACGCTTTCCTCCTCAG GAGGAGTTTAAAGAGATGATTGAAGATGCTGGCTTTTTCAAGGTCACCTATCACAACTTGACATCTGGTGTTGTGTCCGTCCACTCAGGATTTAAATTATAA
- the SRSF9 gene encoding serine/arginine-rich splicing factor 9, with amino-acid sequence MSSWERDSARGSGDGRIYVGNLPADVREKELEELFHRYGRIRTIELKSRGGSGAAPFAFISFQDPRDAEDAVFGRNGYEFGSCRLRVEFPRSNRGSGGGYGGPRGRNGPPSRRSEYRVLVSGLPPSGSWQDLKDHMREAGDVCYADVHKDGMGIVEFIRKEDMEYALRKLDDTKFRSHEGETSYIRVCAERNASYSRSRSRSRGRDSPYQSRRSPRYASPFRQY; translated from the exons ATGTCTAGCTGGGAGCGGGACAGCGCACGGGGCTCTGGGGATGGCCGGATCTATGTGGGAAATCTGCCGGCAGATGTGCGGGagaaggagctggaggagctgtTCCACAGATACGGGCGGATCCGTACCATCGAGCTGAAGAGTCGCGGGGGGAGCGGCGCTGCGCCGTTCGCCTTCATCAGCTTCCAGGACCCGAG AGATGCGGAGGACGCGGTGTTTGGAAGGAATGGATACGAGTTCGGATCATGTCGGTTGCGCGTGGAATTTCCCCGATCAAACCGGGGATCGGGAGGTGGATACGGAGGCCCTCGTGGGAGGAACGGCCCCCCTTCCCGGAGATCTGAATACAGAGTCCTCGTCTCAG GTCTTCCCCCATCAGGGAGTTGGCAGGATCTGAAGGATCATATGAGGGAAGCTGGAGATGTCTGTTATGCTGATGTACACAAAGATGGAATGGGGATTGTGGAATTTATTCGTAAAGAAGACATGGAATACGCCTTGAGAAAACTGGATGACACTAAGTTTCGTTCTCATGAG gGTGAAACTTCATACATCCGTGTCTGCGCAGAAAGAAACGCCAGCTATTCACGATCCAGATCCCGCTCTAGAGGCCGTGATTCTCCCTATCAAAGTCGTCGTTCTCCCCGTTATGCCTCCCCCTTCCGACAGTACTGA